In Panacibacter ginsenosidivorans, the following proteins share a genomic window:
- a CDS encoding ArsR/SmtB family transcription factor — protein sequence MNLRRDVFQAIADPTRRAILLLVATQSMTAGAIAANFDTARPTVSKHLQILTECELLEQQQNGREIFYYINAKKMKEVSDFIEPFRKMWDDRFNTLEAVMKKYKAKK from the coding sequence ATGAATCTTAGACGAGACGTATTTCAAGCCATAGCAGATCCCACAAGAAGGGCAATACTGCTGTTAGTTGCAACACAGTCAATGACAGCAGGTGCAATAGCTGCAAATTTCGACACCGCACGACCTACAGTTTCCAAACATTTACAAATACTTACAGAATGCGAATTACTTGAACAGCAGCAAAACGGCAGAGAAATTTTCTATTACATCAATGCAAAAAAAATGAAAGAAGTGTCGGACTTTATTGAGCCATTCCGTAAAATGTGGGATGACCGATTTAATACGCTTGAAGCGGTAATGAAAAAATATAAAGCCAAAAAATAA
- a CDS encoding YdeI/OmpD-associated family protein produces the protein MNPKVDFYFDKEKKWQKEIEQLRTIALDCGLEEELKWGCPCYTFTGNNIVLIHVFKEYCAYLFFKGALLNDANGILIQQTENVQSARQIRFTNVREIVKMEKMLKAYIYEAIEVERAGLKVKLKNTSDFKIPEELQNKLEKNAALKKAFNALTPGRQRGYIFYFSQPKQSKTRESRIEKYIPQILNGKGLSD, from the coding sequence ATGAATCCTAAAGTTGATTTCTATTTTGATAAAGAAAAAAAGTGGCAGAAGGAAATTGAACAATTAAGAACAATCGCTCTTGATTGCGGGCTTGAGGAAGAGTTAAAATGGGGTTGCCCATGCTACACGTTCACTGGCAATAACATTGTTTTAATACATGTCTTTAAAGAATACTGTGCTTACTTATTTTTCAAAGGTGCATTGCTAAATGATGCCAATGGTATCCTTATCCAACAAACAGAGAATGTACAGTCTGCAAGACAAATTAGGTTTACCAATGTGCGGGAAATAGTTAAGATGGAAAAAATGCTGAAAGCCTATATATATGAAGCTATAGAAGTGGAAAGAGCCGGCTTGAAAGTAAAACTAAAAAATACATCAGATTTCAAAATTCCTGAAGAACTTCAAAACAAACTGGAAAAGAACGCTGCATTGAAAAAAGCTTTTAATGCATTAACACCTGGGCGACAAAGAGGATATATTTTTTATTTCTCTCAACCCAAACAATCCAAAACACGTGAGTCAAGAATTGAAAAATATATACCACAGATTCTCAATGGAAAAGGCCTAAGTGATTAG
- a CDS encoding SRPBCC family protein, giving the protein MEQKTKINAEDGRQDFLITREFELPLELLFKAYEDPDIVEQWMGTKVLKLESKKQGSYQFETTDPKGNKHGFNGVIHEFIPNKKIIRTFEMENTPMGVQLEIYEFEQLTDDKSKLTMHVIYESVAQREQVLKLPFAQGINMAHNRIQNILNKLK; this is encoded by the coding sequence ATGGAACAAAAAACAAAGATCAATGCAGAAGATGGCAGACAGGATTTTCTGATAACAAGGGAATTTGAGCTACCATTGGAATTATTGTTTAAAGCGTATGAAGATCCAGACATCGTTGAACAATGGATGGGAACAAAAGTGCTAAAGCTTGAAAGCAAAAAACAGGGCAGCTATCAATTTGAAACAACCGATCCAAAAGGAAACAAGCATGGGTTTAATGGCGTAATACATGAGTTTATCCCCAACAAGAAGATAATCCGAACGTTTGAAATGGAAAATACGCCAATGGGCGTTCAACTTGAGATCTATGAATTTGAACAACTAACCGACGATAAAAGCAAGCTCACCATGCACGTGATATATGAATCAGTTGCACAAAGAGAGCAGGTATTAAAATTGCCTTTTGCGCAAGGCATTAATATGGCGCATAACAGGATTCAAAACATTTTAAATAAACTAAAATAA
- a CDS encoding methylenetetrahydrofolate reductase, with the protein MSDTTTDAKRTIVHYQKIPGKSKKQQQMKVTDHIQQAKDTLLSFEILPPLKGKSIQSIYDHLDPLMEFKPSWINVTYHRSETAFKKKADGNFEKVEVRKRPGTVGICAAIMNHYQIDAVPHMICGGFTMRETEDALIDLNFLGIDNVLVLRGDAAKNEASFEPEPGGNKYAIDLLKQVVHLNSGIYIDDDIRDGGKTKFCIGVAGYPEKHFEAPNLEIDLRRLKEKVDAGAEYIMTQMFFDNNKFFEFVNACRANDIHVPIIPGLKPITTKKQLSVLPRIFHVDIPTDLSTEIMKCKTDADCEIVGTEWLIQQSKELKVFGVPVLHYYTLGKPRLIRDVVKEVV; encoded by the coding sequence GTGAGTGACACAACAACCGATGCCAAAAGAACAATAGTACATTACCAAAAAATACCAGGTAAAAGCAAGAAGCAACAGCAAATGAAAGTAACCGATCATATACAACAGGCAAAAGATACATTACTGTCTTTTGAAATTCTGCCGCCACTAAAAGGTAAAAGCATTCAATCTATTTATGATCACCTTGATCCTTTAATGGAATTCAAACCATCGTGGATAAATGTTACCTACCACCGAAGCGAAACGGCTTTCAAGAAAAAGGCAGATGGTAATTTTGAAAAAGTGGAAGTGCGTAAAAGGCCCGGCACGGTTGGTATTTGCGCGGCCATCATGAACCATTACCAGATAGATGCTGTGCCACATATGATCTGCGGCGGGTTTACCATGCGGGAAACAGAAGATGCATTGATCGATCTTAATTTTCTAGGCATTGATAATGTGCTGGTGCTGCGTGGAGATGCGGCAAAGAATGAAGCATCCTTCGAACCGGAACCGGGTGGAAACAAATATGCGATTGATCTATTAAAACAGGTAGTTCACCTCAATAGCGGGATTTATATTGACGATGATATACGCGATGGTGGCAAAACAAAATTCTGTATTGGTGTAGCTGGTTATCCTGAAAAACATTTTGAAGCACCCAACCTGGAAATTGATCTGCGTCGTTTAAAAGAAAAAGTTGATGCCGGTGCAGAATATATTATGACGCAGATGTTTTTTGATAATAATAAATTCTTCGAATTTGTAAATGCATGCCGTGCTAACGATATTCATGTGCCCATAATACCAGGTTTAAAGCCTATAACTACCAAAAAGCAATTATCTGTTTTACCACGCATTTTTCATGTTGATATTCCTACCGATCTTTCTACAGAGATTATGAAATGCAAGACTGATGCTGATTGTGAGATTGTAGGTACAGAATGGCTGATACAACAGAGCAAAGAACTGAAAGTGTTCGGTGTTCCGGTATTGCATTATTATACATTGGGTAAGCCGAGATTAATAAGAGATGTTGTAAAAGAAGTTGTTTAA
- a CDS encoding 2-oxoacid:acceptor oxidoreductase subunit alpha, protein MDRQQVVLNDVVIKFAGDSGDGMQLTGSQFTNSTALLGIDLATFPDFPAEIRAPIGTVPGVSGFQLRFSSEQIFTPGDLCDVLVAMNAAALKVNLRGLKPGGKIIINTDGFDAKNLRLANYPEGVNPLEDASLDGYETIKMDVTKMTREALKEFTDLGIKEKDRAKNMFVLGFLYWMYNRSLDTTINFLTDKFKKKDTIRLSNIKALQAGYNFGDTTETFSSRYIVEKAKLPSGLYRSIMGNQALSYGIIAASQKSGLPLFLGSYPITPASDILHELSKYKTFGIRTFQAEDEIAAITSAIGAAYGGSIGLTTTSGPGMALKSEAMGLAVILEIPLVIVDVQRGGPSTGLPTKTEQSDLLQAYYGRNGECPMPVIASSTPSDCFEVAYEAVRIAVQHMTPIIILSDGYIANGAEPWRYPKADDLPAIPVTFKKGLDEGEEKFLPYKRDEKLVRPWAIPGVAGLEHRIGGLEKQDVTGNVNYEPENHQHMVFTRQAKVDRIAQYIPEQQLDSGPEKGKVLVLGWGSTYGAIKSAALQLQAEGHKVSHAHLRYVRPFPRNLGEILKNFDHVIVPEINNGQLVKIIRDQFFIDAQPYNKIMGVPITKTELLDVIRKYL, encoded by the coding sequence ATGGACAGACAACAGGTAGTATTGAATGATGTAGTTATAAAATTTGCAGGCGATAGTGGAGATGGTATGCAACTTACCGGCTCCCAATTTACCAACAGTACCGCATTGCTGGGGATTGATCTTGCTACATTCCCGGATTTTCCGGCAGAGATTAGAGCCCCAATAGGCACGGTGCCTGGTGTAAGCGGCTTCCAGCTACGCTTTTCGAGCGAACAGATATTTACGCCGGGTGATCTTTGCGATGTGCTTGTAGCTATGAATGCTGCCGCATTGAAAGTAAACCTTAGGGGGCTAAAACCAGGCGGCAAGATCATCATTAATACTGATGGCTTTGATGCGAAAAACCTGCGCCTTGCCAATTATCCCGAAGGTGTAAACCCATTAGAAGATGCAAGCCTTGATGGTTACGAAACAATAAAAATGGATGTAACCAAAATGACCCGTGAAGCATTAAAAGAGTTTACTGACCTTGGTATAAAAGAAAAAGACCGTGCAAAAAATATGTTTGTGCTGGGCTTTCTGTATTGGATGTACAACCGCTCTCTTGATACTACCATTAATTTCCTTACTGATAAATTTAAAAAGAAAGATACTATAAGGCTGAGCAACATAAAAGCTTTGCAGGCCGGTTATAATTTTGGAGATACCACAGAAACCTTCAGCAGCCGCTATATAGTTGAGAAGGCAAAACTTCCTTCCGGCTTATACAGGAGTATCATGGGTAACCAGGCCTTATCATACGGTATTATTGCAGCTTCGCAGAAAAGTGGGCTGCCATTATTTTTAGGTTCTTATCCTATTACGCCTGCTTCCGATATTTTACACGAATTAAGCAAATACAAAACATTTGGGATACGCACTTTCCAGGCAGAAGATGAAATTGCAGCTATCACTTCGGCCATTGGTGCTGCTTATGGTGGTAGTATTGGTTTAACTACTACATCTGGCCCAGGCATGGCGCTTAAATCTGAAGCTATGGGTTTGGCTGTAATACTTGAAATTCCCCTGGTGATTGTAGATGTGCAACGTGGCGGGCCATCAACCGGTTTACCTACCAAGACTGAACAAAGCGACCTGTTGCAAGCTTACTACGGCCGCAATGGTGAATGCCCTATGCCTGTTATCGCTTCTTCTACTCCAAGCGATTGTTTTGAAGTTGCATACGAAGCCGTGCGTATTGCAGTACAACACATGACACCAATTATTATCTTAAGTGATGGTTATATTGCAAATGGTGCCGAACCCTGGCGTTATCCAAAGGCAGATGATTTGCCTGCTATTCCTGTTACATTCAAAAAGGGTTTGGATGAGGGGGAAGAGAAATTTTTGCCTTACAAACGCGATGAAAAACTGGTGCGCCCATGGGCAATACCCGGTGTTGCCGGGCTTGAACACAGAATTGGCGGTCTTGAAAAGCAGGACGTGACCGGTAATGTAAATTACGAGCCCGAAAACCATCAGCACATGGTATTTACCCGCCAGGCAAAGGTTGACAGGATTGCTCAATATATTCCCGAACAGCAATTAGACAGCGGACCGGAAAAAGGTAAAGTGCTTGTTCTCGGCTGGGGCAGTACTTATGGCGCCATAAAAAGTGCAGCATTGCAATTACAGGCAGAGGGCCACAAGGTTAGCCACGCTCACTTGCGTTACGTAAGGCCTTTCCCCCGTAACCTGGGAGAAATACTCAAAAATTTCGATCATGTCATTGTGCCTGAAATAAATAATGGCCAGCTTGTAAAAATTATACGCGATCAATTCTTTATAGACGCCCAACCTTATAATAAAATAATGGGTGTGCCTATTACAAAAACTGAATTACTTGATGTGATCAGGAAATATTTGTAA
- a CDS encoding DUF1203 domain-containing protein produces the protein MNKFRIVPLSAEYAQTIRNKRKDDFGHEVIEQLATGLGPCRVSLKPFKRNVDKRLLFTHSPFEIDNAYNQCGPVFINADEVEPYKDVYTFPAEIKNDKEHFHLTLIGYNSNQMMVFTRLVGDADIDELIVKIFDEHPDVAYLHARNAEACCFICKIERAE, from the coding sequence ATGAATAAGTTCAGGATCGTTCCACTATCTGCTGAATATGCGCAAACTATACGAAACAAAAGAAAAGATGATTTTGGCCATGAAGTAATTGAACAATTAGCTACCGGTCTTGGCCCATGTAGAGTGTCACTAAAACCTTTTAAAAGAAATGTTGATAAACGTTTATTGTTTACACACAGCCCTTTCGAAATTGACAATGCGTATAACCAGTGCGGGCCTGTATTTATAAATGCAGACGAAGTTGAACCTTATAAAGATGTTTATACATTTCCTGCTGAAATAAAAAATGATAAGGAACATTTTCATCTGACACTCATTGGCTATAATAGCAACCAGATGATGGTGTTTACCCGGCTTGTTGGTGACGCAGATATTGATGAATTGATCGTGAAAATATTTGATGAACATCCTGATGTTGCATATTTACATGCACGTAATGCGGAAGCTTGTTGCTTTATCTGTAAAATTGAGCGTGCAGAATAA
- a CDS encoding Bax inhibitor-1/YccA family protein, whose protein sequence is MALFESGNPTLSQKIFSRSAGEVSAEVMTVRGTINKFGFLLLMVLGGAAFTWSKYYDQLLVQTAAQSVMPYLWIGMIGGLICALTISFKPNWAGYIAPAYGILEGLFLGALSAIVNDAFQEKYPGLVMQAVGLTFGVAIAMFLLYNFRIIKATEKFKSIIISATMGIAVFYLITLVLRMFGVNMPFMYDSSALGIGISLFVIAIAALNLILDFDMIEKGADMGAPKFMEWYGAFGLLVTMVWLYLEILKLLMRFAGRRN, encoded by the coding sequence ATGGCACTTTTTGAATCAGGCAACCCTACATTATCGCAGAAAATATTCAGCAGATCTGCAGGTGAAGTTTCTGCTGAAGTAATGACTGTGCGTGGCACAATCAATAAATTTGGATTCCTGTTATTAATGGTACTTGGTGGCGCAGCTTTTACCTGGAGTAAGTACTACGACCAATTATTGGTACAAACAGCAGCGCAATCAGTTATGCCTTATTTATGGATAGGCATGATTGGTGGATTGATTTGTGCACTGACAATTTCTTTTAAACCTAATTGGGCTGGTTATATAGCACCGGCTTATGGTATACTGGAAGGGCTATTTCTTGGAGCACTTTCAGCAATTGTAAATGATGCCTTCCAGGAAAAATATCCCGGCCTTGTAATGCAGGCTGTTGGTTTAACTTTTGGTGTTGCAATCGCTATGTTCCTGTTATATAATTTCCGGATCATTAAAGCAACAGAGAAATTTAAATCCATTATCATTTCAGCAACAATGGGTATAGCGGTATTTTATCTCATTACACTTGTGCTGAGAATGTTTGGCGTTAACATGCCTTTCATGTACGATTCAAGCGCATTGGGTATTGGCATTTCTTTGTTTGTTATTGCAATAGCTGCGTTGAATCTTATTCTCGATTTTGATATGATAGAAAAAGGCGCAGATATGGGTGCACCCAAATTTATGGAATGGTATGGCGCATTTGGCTTGCTGGTAACAATGGTTTGGTTATATCTCGAAATACTCAAACTATTAATGCGTTTTGCAGGAAGAAGAAACTAA
- a CDS encoding DoxX family protein, whose translation MAKRNKIIYWIATIWLALGMVSTAAVQLCKAKEGQGGADMIAHLGYPVYLLTLLGAWKILGVVAVLIPKFPLLKEWAYAGFFFIMSGAIFSHIALGDSVKEILPALLLLALTVVSWYLRPAGRKIILKTV comes from the coding sequence GTGGCAAAGAGAAATAAGATCATCTATTGGATAGCTACCATCTGGCTGGCGTTAGGAATGGTATCCACAGCTGCAGTTCAGTTATGCAAAGCGAAAGAGGGACAAGGCGGCGCAGACATGATTGCACATTTGGGTTATCCTGTTTATTTGCTCACATTGTTGGGCGCCTGGAAAATTTTAGGAGTTGTAGCAGTTCTTATTCCTAAATTTCCTTTATTAAAAGAGTGGGCCTATGCAGGTTTTTTCTTCATTATGTCCGGGGCTATATTTTCACATATTGCCCTGGGTGATTCTGTGAAAGAAATATTACCTGCTTTGTTACTTTTAGCCCTTACGGTGGTATCCTGGTATTTAAGGCCTGCCGGTAGAAAGATTATTTTAAAAACTGTTTAA
- a CDS encoding GH3 auxin-responsive promoter family protein, giving the protein MKILSPAISRLARFRYWKIEHWVNDPVAAQREVLQDLITHAQHTEIGRKYGFHEIFKICDFKKRVPIHEYDDLKPYIERLMNGEQNLLWNTPVYWFAKSSGTTSDKSKFIPITEDSLEDTHYQGAKDVLTLYYQQHPDSDLLTGKGLVIGGSHQINSLNEETHYGDLSAVLLQNTPFWSTWIRTPELSIALMDEWESKIETLAQSTINENVTSISGVPTWTLVLIKRILELTGAATLKEVWPNFELYIHGGVSFTPYKEQFKKLMGEDINYLEMYNASEGFFAAQDNPHEDGMLLYLEHGIFYEFMPVEEYGKPDPLTIGLRDVVIGKNYAPVISTNGGLWRYLLGDTIQFTSLIPYRIKVSGRLKHYMNAFGEEVIVDNTDKAIAIACEKTNSIVIDYTAAPVYFSDESNGAHEWLIEFEKEPENLPRFIYELDCALKSVNSDYEAKRHKDIALRMPIIHSVAHCTFTSWLRSKGKLGGQHKVPRLSNDRKYIDEIISMMNSKD; this is encoded by the coding sequence ATGAAAATCTTATCTCCCGCAATATCAAGACTGGCCCGCTTCCGTTATTGGAAGATCGAGCATTGGGTTAATGATCCTGTTGCCGCACAGCGGGAAGTATTACAGGATCTTATTACACATGCACAACATACCGAGATAGGGCGCAAATATGGTTTTCATGAAATATTTAAGATTTGCGATTTCAAAAAACGTGTTCCCATTCATGAGTACGACGATCTTAAACCTTACATAGAGCGATTGATGAATGGAGAACAAAACCTGCTCTGGAACACGCCTGTTTATTGGTTTGCAAAAAGCAGCGGCACTACCAGCGATAAGAGTAAATTCATTCCCATAACAGAAGACAGCCTGGAAGATACACACTACCAGGGTGCCAAAGACGTACTTACTTTGTATTATCAGCAACACCCGGATAGCGATTTACTTACCGGTAAAGGTTTAGTAATTGGTGGCAGCCACCAAATCAATTCTCTTAATGAGGAAACCCATTATGGAGATCTGAGTGCAGTGCTTCTCCAAAACACTCCTTTCTGGAGTACGTGGATACGCACACCTGAACTTTCCATTGCATTGATGGATGAATGGGAAAGTAAGATTGAAACTTTAGCACAGTCCACTATAAACGAAAATGTAACTTCTATATCAGGTGTTCCTACCTGGACATTGGTGCTTATAAAACGTATACTTGAATTAACAGGTGCTGCAACTTTAAAAGAAGTATGGCCCAATTTCGAACTATATATTCATGGCGGCGTTTCCTTTACTCCTTATAAAGAGCAATTCAAAAAATTGATGGGCGAAGACATCAACTATCTCGAAATGTACAATGCGAGTGAAGGCTTTTTTGCAGCACAGGATAACCCACATGAAGATGGCATGTTGCTTTATCTTGAACATGGCATTTTCTACGAGTTTATGCCGGTGGAAGAATATGGAAAACCAGATCCGCTAACAATTGGTTTACGCGATGTGGTGATCGGTAAAAATTATGCGCCTGTAATTAGCACGAATGGTGGCTTATGGCGCTACCTGCTTGGAGACACTATTCAATTCACCTCTTTGATTCCCTACCGTATAAAAGTAAGTGGCAGGCTAAAACATTATATGAATGCATTTGGCGAAGAAGTGATCGTTGATAATACTGATAAAGCTATTGCGATTGCCTGTGAAAAAACAAACAGTATTGTTATTGATTATACAGCAGCGCCTGTTTATTTCAGCGATGAAAGTAATGGTGCGCATGAGTGGCTTATTGAATTTGAAAAAGAACCCGAAAACCTTCCCCGTTTTATATACGAACTTGATTGTGCACTTAAATCAGTCAATAGTGACTATGAAGCAAAGCGCCATAAAGATATAGCGCTTAGAATGCCCATTATTCATAGTGTAGCACACTGCACTTTTACATCCTGGCTGCGCAGTAAAGGCAAGCTTGGCGGACAACACAAAGTCCCAAGACTTTCGAACGACCGAAAATATATTGATGAGATCATAAGTATGATGAACAGCAAAGATTAA
- the lptB gene encoding LPS export ABC transporter ATP-binding protein, with amino-acid sequence MSLVITTKDLIKSYRSRTVVDHVSIEVKQGEIVGLLGPNGAGKTTTFYMVVGLIKPDVGKVYLNAEEITKLPMYKRAQMGIGYLPQEASVFRKLSVEDNVMAVLEMTTLTKKERRDKLEALLDEFNLHHVRKNNGDSLSGGERRRTEIARALAVDPKFILLDEPFAGVDPIAVEDIQSVVAKMKYKNIGILITDHNVNETLSICDRAYLLIDGKIFKHGTAEQLADDEQVRRLYLGTNFELKRKDWIIDMARKGKEGITSGEIIDALPEE; translated from the coding sequence GTGAGCCTTGTTATTACCACAAAAGACCTTATTAAAAGCTATCGCAGCCGTACTGTCGTAGATCATGTATCTATAGAAGTAAAGCAGGGAGAGATCGTTGGTTTACTTGGACCAAACGGTGCAGGTAAAACAACTACTTTTTATATGGTGGTAGGTCTTATAAAACCAGATGTGGGCAAAGTATACCTGAACGCGGAAGAAATAACCAAACTGCCGATGTATAAAAGAGCGCAGATGGGTATTGGCTACCTGCCGCAGGAAGCAAGTGTATTTCGTAAACTGAGTGTAGAAGATAATGTAATGGCAGTACTGGAAATGACAACTCTTACAAAAAAAGAGCGCCGCGATAAACTGGAAGCTTTACTCGATGAATTTAACCTTCACCATGTGCGTAAAAATAATGGTGACAGTCTAAGTGGCGGTGAGAGAAGAAGAACAGAGATTGCCCGTGCACTTGCAGTTGACCCTAAATTTATTTTATTAGATGAGCCTTTTGCTGGTGTTGATCCTATTGCAGTTGAGGATATTCAAAGTGTAGTTGCCAAAATGAAATATAAGAATATTGGTATCCTTATTACCGACCATAATGTAAACGAAACACTATCCATCTGCGACCGTGCTTACCTGCTTATAGATGGAAAAATATTTAAACACGGCACTGCAGAGCAGCTCGCAGATGATGAACAGGTGCGCAGGTTATACCTCGGAACCAACTTTGAATTGAAACGCAAAGACTGGATCATTGACATGGCAAGAAAGGGTAAAGAAGGCATTACTTCAGGAGAAATCATAGATGCATTACCTGAAGAATGA
- a CDS encoding polysaccharide deacetylase family protein, which translates to MDDGTGRCSRILIATFYFSLISALCSCGSNLSQQNNTDSTVVNEDTLYLKNADVSVREAIPGTPISYDSTKRYIYITLDDGPQPGTMNCYHLLLDLNVKASFFMIGVQGVEQRSKLKVDSIRDAYPQFLLCNHTYTHAFFNKYKYFYSHTDSALQDLEKAQVSLRVPIKIFRTPANNSWALNGRLRSPDLTKAFCRTADSAGYKGIGWDVVWNFKGCTTPVQSVNEMLREVNAAFDHNEEFIKNHLVILAHDRMFQKGQYADSLSKFITMLKQDPRNVFETIDHYPGVASNN; encoded by the coding sequence ATGGACGATGGCACCGGCAGGTGTAGCAGGATATTGATAGCGACCTTCTACTTCTCTTTGATCAGCGCTTTATGCAGCTGTGGTTCTAATCTATCACAACAAAATAATACCGACAGTACTGTTGTTAATGAAGATACTCTTTATCTAAAAAATGCAGATGTTTCAGTAAGGGAAGCCATTCCCGGTACTCCCATATCTTACGACAGTACGAAAAGATACATTTACATAACACTTGATGATGGGCCACAACCAGGCACCATGAACTGTTATCATTTGCTGCTTGATCTTAATGTAAAGGCAAGCTTTTTTATGATCGGTGTGCAGGGTGTGGAACAAAGATCGAAATTGAAGGTAGACAGCATCAGGGATGCCTATCCACAGTTTTTGCTATGCAACCACACGTACACGCATGCTTTCTTTAATAAGTATAAATATTTTTATAGTCATACAGATTCTGCTTTACAAGACCTCGAAAAAGCACAGGTTAGCCTTCGTGTACCAATAAAAATATTTCGCACACCTGCAAACAATTCATGGGCTTTAAACGGAAGGCTTCGCAGCCCTGATTTAACCAAAGCTTTTTGCCGTACGGCAGATTCTGCAGGTTATAAAGGTATTGGCTGGGATGTAGTGTGGAATTTTAAAGGCTGCACAACCCCTGTACAGAGTGTTAATGAAATGCTGCGGGAAGTAAACGCTGCTTTCGATCATAATGAAGAATTCATAAAGAATCATCTGGTAATATTAGCTCACGACCGTATGTTTCAAAAAGGGCAATACGCGGATTCGCTTAGTAAATTCATAACAATGCTAAAACAGGACCCCCGGAATGTGTTTGAAACAATAGACCATTATCCCGGTGTCGCTTCAAATAATTAA
- a CDS encoding tetratricopeptide repeat protein: MKFYNIIIKYRFQLSILALVLAIVVNIYAGFWPSFILYFLAVIGLFSHFFIGPMRLIQEPMENGDVEAVEKILKSIWFPGLLYKPIRSTYYTVKGNLAMMAQDFDTAEKHLKKSSALGAAMPEAEGANKLQLGMMALQKGDFRNGEQYVRAAIRAGIPDKESEAVAYLSMCQIFMNKREFRAAKDFFRKAKACKPKTKQVLDQIKEIEKYISRMPG; the protein is encoded by the coding sequence ATGAAGTTTTATAACATAATTATTAAATATCGTTTTCAGCTTAGTATACTTGCATTGGTATTGGCCATTGTTGTAAATATTTATGCAGGATTCTGGCCTTCTTTTATTTTATACTTCCTGGCAGTAATTGGTTTATTCAGTCATTTTTTTATTGGCCCTATGCGTTTGATACAGGAACCTATGGAAAATGGCGATGTGGAAGCTGTAGAGAAAATATTGAAAAGCATTTGGTTCCCGGGTCTTTTGTATAAACCAATCCGCTCCACCTATTATACCGTAAAAGGTAACCTTGCAATGATGGCGCAGGATTTTGATACCGCCGAAAAACATTTAAAGAAAAGTTCTGCATTAGGTGCTGCAATGCCAGAAGCTGAGGGCGCCAATAAGCTACAGCTTGGCATGATGGCCTTGCAAAAAGGTGATTTCAGAAATGGTGAACAATATGTGCGTGCAGCCATTCGTGCAGGCATACCAGACAAAGAAAGTGAAGCAGTTGCTTACCTGAGCATGTGCCAGATCTTTATGAATAAACGTGAGTTCCGGGCTGCAAAAGATTTTTTTAGAAAAGCAAAAGCCTGTAAACCAAAAACCAAGCAGGTATTAGATCAGATAAAAGAAATCGAAAAATACATTTCAAGAATGCCTGGTTAA
- a CDS encoding DUF4256 domain-containing protein, whose amino-acid sequence MNKNNIKKKLSPQQCNELIKVLKTRFDKNLKRHKGFEWDKIQAKLEANPAKLWSLNAMEETGGEPDVVGFDKKTGEYIFYDCSPESPKERRSLCYDHDALEKRKEHKPADSAVNMAAEMGIELLTEEQYRELQQLGAFDTKTSSWVKTPADIRKLGGAVFCDRRYNTVFVYHNGAESYYAARGFRGLLRV is encoded by the coding sequence ATGAACAAGAATAATATTAAAAAGAAGTTGTCACCCCAACAATGCAATGAATTAATTAAAGTATTGAAAACCCGTTTTGATAAAAACCTGAAACGCCATAAGGGTTTTGAATGGGATAAAATTCAGGCAAAACTGGAAGCTAATCCGGCAAAACTGTGGTCGCTCAATGCAATGGAAGAAACAGGTGGAGAACCTGATGTTGTAGGTTTTGATAAAAAGACAGGTGAATATATTTTCTATGATTGCTCACCGGAAAGCCCCAAAGAACGCCGAAGCCTCTGTTACGACCATGATGCGCTGGAAAAAAGGAAAGAACATAAACCTGCAGATAGCGCCGTGAATATGGCTGCTGAGATGGGGATTGAGCTTTTAACGGAAGAACAATACCGGGAACTACAACAGCTTGGCGCATTTGATACAAAAACATCGAGCTGGGTAAAGACGCCTGCTGATATTAGAAAGCTTGGTGGTGCTGTTTTTTGTGATCGTCGCTACAATACTGTTTTTGTTTATCACAACGGCGCGGAATCTTATTATGCCGCCAGAGGGTTCCGTGGTTTGCTAAGAGTTTAA